In one Catenovulum adriaticum genomic region, the following are encoded:
- a CDS encoding efflux transporter outer membrane subunit, with protein sequence MKKISVYCLVLWVTACAYQPNQHDLSMQMPAQLNQLGLESQVSAQTLSLSQMQWWQTFTSPQLNSLMSELDTRNLSIAAAQLRLDKSRALLAQQQADYWPSVSARASQRNGYNFDNQNESSSSSLGFSAAYEIDLWGTRDAANASAKLNLIASQQQVQSVLLQLQIQLASQYFSHLSLLQRLDISTQNLAASESLLKLIQAQFEAGSASGIEVSQQTNSLLSAQAQLMTVERDINFSQRALAALLGKSDMQIELKYESIEQLSIPEISQRQSAKQLMQRPDIQIAQTQLRLQDANLYQVEQQKWPSLTVSADLSLADLMSFGSGWSAAIASGLSMPIFNAGKIDQQIEVAKTDVQIALANYQDAVVQAVKESLNSLTELSYQTNLYQVKQQELDNNQRLYRLAQIRFDSGDTDFLNLLNAQRSWFNAKLTHAAAKRDILQANIDVYKALAGKPEFKR encoded by the coding sequence ATGAAAAAAATTAGTGTTTATTGTTTAGTTTTATGGGTGACGGCTTGTGCGTACCAACCAAATCAACATGATTTATCAATGCAAATGCCTGCGCAGTTAAATCAACTCGGACTAGAATCACAAGTTTCAGCACAAACTTTAAGCTTATCGCAAATGCAATGGTGGCAGACTTTTACGTCGCCGCAGTTAAATTCATTAATGAGCGAGCTTGATACTCGTAATTTAAGTATAGCTGCCGCACAGTTAAGGTTAGATAAAAGCCGTGCTTTATTAGCTCAGCAACAAGCTGATTATTGGCCAAGTGTGAGCGCTAGAGCGAGCCAGCGCAATGGCTATAATTTTGATAACCAGAACGAATCTTCCAGTTCCAGTTTGGGCTTTTCAGCCGCTTATGAAATTGATTTGTGGGGAACGCGTGATGCAGCTAATGCCAGTGCAAAACTTAATTTAATTGCTAGCCAGCAACAAGTTCAAAGCGTGCTTTTACAATTGCAAATTCAGTTAGCAAGCCAGTATTTTTCACATTTATCTTTGCTTCAAAGATTAGATATTAGCACACAAAATTTGGCTGCCAGCGAATCTTTACTTAAATTAATTCAAGCTCAATTTGAAGCCGGTAGTGCTTCAGGCATTGAAGTGAGCCAGCAAACGAATTCATTATTAAGTGCTCAAGCTCAGTTAATGACAGTGGAGCGTGATATTAATTTTAGCCAAAGAGCACTTGCTGCCTTGCTAGGTAAAAGTGATATGCAGATTGAATTAAAGTACGAAAGTATTGAGCAATTGAGTATTCCTGAAATTAGTCAACGGCAATCAGCAAAGCAATTAATGCAGCGACCAGATATTCAAATTGCGCAAACACAGCTGCGTTTGCAAGACGCTAATTTGTATCAGGTTGAGCAGCAGAAATGGCCGAGTTTAACTGTGAGTGCCGATTTAAGCTTGGCTGATCTTATGAGCTTTGGCAGTGGTTGGTCGGCTGCTATAGCGTCAGGCTTATCTATGCCTATTTTTAATGCCGGCAAAATTGATCAGCAAATTGAAGTGGCTAAAACGGATGTACAGATAGCGTTAGCAAATTATCAGGATGCGGTAGTCCAAGCGGTTAAAGAGTCGTTGAATAGTTTAACTGAACTCTCGTATCAGACAAATTTATACCAAGTAAAGCAGCAGGAGTTAGATAATAACCAAAGATTGTATAGGCTGGCTCAAATTCGGTTTGATTCAGGTGATACAGATTTTTTAAATTTATTGAACGCTCAGCGCAGTTGGTTTAATGCTAAATTGACTCACGCTGCGGCTAAACGAGATATATTACAGGCTAATATCGATGTATATAAAGCTTTGGCCGGCAAACCCGAATTCAAAAGGTAA
- a CDS encoding DUF2007 domain-containing protein — protein MKDQALIYQASNNIQAHCLKGMLEQTGIAVTLTGEALQGAVGELPATGLTVDLYIHHTHLAKAKKLIQAFENTTQTQWRCPNCHEINESTFEICWQCSHDPHS, from the coding sequence ATGAAAGATCAGGCTTTAATTTACCAAGCATCAAATAATATTCAAGCTCATTGCCTTAAAGGCATGCTAGAGCAAACGGGAATAGCTGTTACCTTAACTGGCGAAGCGCTACAGGGAGCTGTTGGCGAACTACCAGCAACGGGCTTAACGGTAGATTTATATATCCATCACACGCACCTAGCTAAAGCAAAAAAACTGATTCAAGCATTCGAAAACACAACTCAAACCCAATGGCGCTGCCCAAATTGTCACGAAATAAATGAATCAACATTTGAAATTTGCTGGCAATGCAGTCATGATCCCCATTCGTAA
- a CDS encoding MacB family efflux pump subunit, translating to MNTQTPLLELKNVCRYYSSSDLQVKALDDVSLTIERGEFIAIMGQSGSGKSTLMNILGCLDKPTSGEYLINGHSVSDLNPECLSALRLKTFGFVFQRYQLLANYTAQENVAMPAIYSGMSKSERLNKASDLLTRLGLAERGAHKPSELSGGQQQRVSVARALINGAEVILADEPTGALDTASGEQLLALLKQLNQEGVTIILITHDPEVAEHADRLIQVRDGVLLSDTKDNIAHHLNKDNVPVTQSTEAVEPLPSVGSLESIVMAFTALHANWFRTLLTLLGIIIGVASVVTMMAIGEGGKKQVLERIEAIGTNLILVRPGGANIRSSGDNASLSLDDANAIAELDGILYTSPERSSRATIRYGQYDFSGRIKGTNSDYKPTKDWEMAKGVFFSQEDLQSYAPVVVLGDTVANQLFPNGEEPVGQYVLMKNAFYQVIGVLQAKGASAGGNDMDDEVLIPITTGQLKVFGRDFLSSITVKVENTDQVDKVTQAITTLLISRHGKEDFMVRTTESLVETVTETQDTLTWLLASVAGISLFVGGIGVMNIMLVNVSERRREIGLRIATGAKPSDILKQFNIEAWVVCILGGLIGILFGIVISMVLTNFDIPVAYSMTPPLLAFVTSLLVGLVFGYAPAHKAAKLNPIEALAED from the coding sequence ATGAATACGCAAACCCCGTTACTTGAATTGAAAAATGTGTGTCGTTATTACAGCAGTAGTGACCTTCAAGTTAAAGCTTTAGATGATGTTAGCCTGACAATTGAGCGTGGTGAGTTTATTGCCATTATGGGGCAATCAGGTTCAGGCAAATCTACTTTAATGAATATTCTTGGCTGCTTAGATAAACCTACCTCGGGCGAATATTTAATTAATGGTCATTCTGTTTCTGATTTAAACCCTGAGTGTTTATCTGCGTTACGATTAAAAACTTTTGGTTTTGTTTTTCAGCGTTACCAACTATTAGCAAATTACACTGCGCAAGAAAATGTAGCTATGCCAGCTATTTATAGCGGAATGAGTAAGTCTGAACGCTTGAATAAAGCAAGTGATTTGTTGACTCGCTTGGGATTAGCCGAGCGAGGTGCGCACAAACCTTCTGAATTATCTGGCGGCCAGCAGCAGCGAGTTTCCGTCGCTCGGGCATTAATTAATGGTGCCGAAGTCATTTTGGCAGATGAACCCACAGGCGCTTTAGATACGGCTAGTGGTGAGCAATTGTTGGCTTTGCTTAAACAATTGAATCAGGAAGGTGTAACCATTATTTTGATTACGCATGATCCTGAAGTGGCTGAGCATGCCGATCGCCTAATTCAGGTAAGAGACGGTGTTTTACTATCAGATACAAAAGATAATATTGCTCATCATTTAAATAAAGATAACGTGCCAGTTACCCAATCAACCGAAGCAGTTGAGCCTTTGCCTAGTGTGGGATCTTTGGAATCGATAGTTATGGCGTTTACGGCATTGCATGCAAACTGGTTTAGAACTTTATTAACCTTGTTAGGGATTATTATTGGTGTGGCCTCTGTGGTCACTATGATGGCGATTGGTGAAGGTGGCAAAAAGCAAGTTCTGGAAAGGATTGAAGCTATTGGGACCAATTTAATTCTGGTCAGGCCTGGCGGTGCCAATATAAGAAGTTCTGGCGATAATGCCAGTTTATCATTGGACGATGCAAATGCCATAGCCGAACTGGACGGCATCTTATACACCTCGCCAGAGCGGTCAAGTCGGGCAACTATTCGATATGGTCAGTATGATTTTTCAGGGCGCATTAAAGGCACTAACTCGGATTATAAACCAACTAAAGATTGGGAAATGGCGAAAGGTGTTTTTTTTAGCCAAGAGGACCTTCAGTCTTATGCCCCTGTTGTGGTGCTAGGCGATACGGTTGCTAATCAACTTTTCCCAAATGGTGAAGAGCCAGTTGGACAATATGTATTGATGAAAAATGCATTCTACCAAGTGATTGGTGTATTGCAGGCAAAAGGGGCTAGCGCCGGTGGGAATGATATGGATGATGAAGTATTAATTCCAATAACGACGGGTCAATTAAAAGTATTTGGTAGAGATTTTTTAAGTTCTATAACAGTTAAAGTCGAGAATACAGATCAAGTTGATAAGGTTACTCAAGCCATTACGACATTATTAATTTCACGACATGGCAAAGAAGATTTTATGGTGAGAACGACAGAATCTTTGGTTGAAACCGTTACTGAAACGCAAGACACATTAACTTGGTTGCTTGCCTCTGTTGCAGGTATTTCACTTTTTGTGGGAGGCATTGGGGTGATGAATATTATGTTGGTGAACGTCTCTGAGCGTCGACGAGAAATTGGTTTACGTATTGCGACTGGCGCCAAACCAAGTGATATTTTGAAACAGTTTAATATTGAAGCCTGGGTTGTTTGTATATTGGGTGGTTTAATTGGGATTTTGTTTGGGATTGTTATCTCTATGGTGTTAACTAATTTTGATATCCCTGTTGCTTATTCGATGACACCGCCGTTATTGGCATTTGTTACATCGTTATTAGTGGGTCTGGTATTTGGTTATGCTCCCGCACATAAAGCAGCAAAGCTTAATCCAATTGAAGCATTAGCAGAGGATTAA
- a CDS encoding YjaG family protein, which produces MKKPATFARIKALDPKQQIAFNQMLISRMLPNYELYQELTNTGDIKVLHNIHELLWQWLYTAKLKIDQDIQQEKIEVLIPQAQPDDGIGVYAAIDASMALIANLALISDSEFRNKEVTYPSLISQGTIERLLITTAEVEHSQEALAHPHMKWEIETQNEFLDTIEKIKHFSKATCLELKKQALADGVSNLGLEI; this is translated from the coding sequence ATGAAAAAACCAGCAACATTTGCCCGTATCAAAGCACTCGATCCCAAGCAACAAATTGCCTTTAACCAAATGTTAATTAGCCGTATGTTACCCAATTATGAGTTATATCAAGAGCTAACCAACACTGGAGATATAAAGGTATTACACAATATTCATGAGCTGCTCTGGCAATGGCTATATACTGCAAAATTAAAAATAGACCAAGATATTCAACAAGAAAAAATAGAAGTCCTCATACCACAAGCACAACCAGATGATGGCATTGGCGTTTACGCAGCCATTGATGCAAGCATGGCGTTAATTGCGAACTTGGCGTTAATCTCTGACAGTGAATTCAGAAATAAAGAAGTCACTTACCCATCCCTTATTTCACAAGGTACAATAGAGCGGCTGTTAATTACCACCGCAGAAGTGGAGCATAGCCAAGAAGCCTTGGCACATCCGCATATGAAATGGGAAATAGAAACCCAAAACGAATTTTTAGATACGATAGAAAAAATAAAACATTTCAGTAAAGCCACCTGCCTTGAATTAAAAAAACAAGCATTAGCAGATGGTGTCAGCAACTTAGGGTTAGAAATATAA